A single genomic interval of Homo sapiens chromosome 15, GRCh38.p14 Primary Assembly harbors:
- the C15orf39 gene encoding uncharacterized protein C15orf39 isoform X1, which translates to MAEKRPLRTLGPVMYGKLPRLETDSGLEHSLPHSVGNQDPCTYKGSYFSCPMAGTPKAESEQLASWTPYPPLYSTGMAGPPLQADNLLTNCLFYRSPAEGPEKMQDSSPVELLPFSPQAHSYPGPPLAAPKPVYRNPLCYGLSTCLGEGAVKRPLDVDWTLATGPLLPSADPPCSLAPAPSKGQTLDGTFLRGVPAEGSSKDSSGSFSPCQPFLEKYQTIHSTGFLASRYTGPYPRNSKQAMSEGPSSPWTQLAQPLGPPCQDTGPTHYPPPHHPPPHPPQALPCPPACRHPEKQGSYSPALPLQPLGGHKGTGYQAGGLGSPYLRQQAAQAPYIPPLGLDAYPYPSAPLPAPSPGLKLEPPLTPRCPLDFAPQTLSFPYARDDLSLYGASPGLGGTPPSQNNVRAVPQPGAFQRACQPLPASQPCSEPVRPAQEAEEKTWLPSCRKEKLQPRLSEHSGPPIVIRDSPVPCTPPALPPCARECQSLPQKEGARPPSSPPMPVIDNVFSLAPYRDYLDVPAPEATTEPDSATAEPDSAPATSEGQDKGCRGTLPAQEGPSGSKPLRGSLKEEVALDLSVRKPTAEASPVKASRSVEHAKPTAAMDVPDVGNMVSDLPGLKKIDTEAPGLPGVPVTTDAMPRTNFHSSVAFMFRKFKILRPAPLPAAVVPSTPTSAPAPTQPAPTPTSGPIGLRILAQQPLSVTCFSLALPSPPAVAVASPAPAPAPSPAPARAQAPASARDPAPAPAPVAGPAPASTSAPGDSLEQHFTGLHASLCDAISGSVAHSPPEKLREWLETAGPWGQAAWQDCQGVQGLLAKLLSQLQRFDRTHRCPFPHVVRAGAIFVPIHLVKERLFPRLPPASVDHVLQEHRVELRPTTLSEERALRELALPGCTSRMLKLLALRQLPDIYPDLLGLQWRDCVRRQLGDFDTEAGAVSSSEPTVARGEPESLALAQKSPAPKVRKPGRKPPTPGPEKAEAAAGEESCGASPTPATSASPPGPTLKARFRSLLETAWLNGLALPTWGHKSSRPDQPSPCPQLLDSQSHHL; encoded by the exons ATGGCAGAGAAGCGACCCCTGAGAACCCTGGGGCCTGTGATGTATGGCAAGCTGCCCCGCTTAGAGACAGACTCCGGGCTCGAGCACAGCCTGCCCCACTCTGTTGGTAACCAGGATCCCTGCACCTACAAGGGGTCCTACTTCTCCTGCCCCATGGCAGGTACTCCTAAGGCCGAGTCTGAGCAGTTGGCGTCCTGGACCCCATACCCACCCTTGTACTCTACCGGTATGGCAGGACCCCCACTTCAGGCAGACAACCTGCTGACCAACTGCCTGTTCTACCGCTCGCCAGCAGAAGGCCCTGAGAAGATGCAGGACTCCAGCCCTGTTGAGCTCCTGCCCTTCAGTCCCCAGGCTCACTCCTACCCAGGCCCACCACTGGCAGCACCCAAACCTGTCTACCGCAACCCTCTGTGCTATGGGCTCTCAACTTGTCTGGGGGAAGGAGCAGTGAAGAGGCCACTGGATGTTGACTGGACTCTGGCGACTGGGCCCCTGTTGCCCTCAGCTGACCCACCCTGCTCTCTGGCCCCAGCTCCTAGCAAGGGCCAGACTCTGGATGGCACCTTCTTGCGGGGGGTGCCAGCTGAGGGGTCCAGTAAAGACTCCTCAGGGAGCTTCTCCCCATGCCAGCCCTTCCTGGAGAAATATCAGACCATCCACAGCACGGGCTTCCTGGCCTCCAGGTACACAGGTCCTTACCCTAGGAACTCCAAGCAAGCAATGTCTGAGGGGCCCTCAAGTCCTTGGACCCAGCTGGCCCAGCCCCTGGGGCCACCCTGTCAGGACACCGGGCCCACCCACTAcccaccaccccaccacccaccaccccaccctccaCAGGCCCTGCCTTGCCCTCCAGCCTGTCGCCACCCAGAGAAGCAGGGCAGCTACAGCCCAGcactcccactgcagcctctggggGGCCACAAGGGGACCGGGTACCAGGCTGGTGGGCTGGGCAGCCCCTACCTGAGGCAGCAGGCAGCCCAGGCACCTTACATTCCCCCACTGGGGCTGGACGCTTACCCCTACCCCTCTGCCCCTCTCCCAGCAccctctccaggcctcaagcTGGAGCCGCCTCTCACTCCACGGTGCCCATTGGACTTTGCCCCCCAGACACTGAGTTTTCCTTATGCCCGGGATGACCTCTCTCTCTATGGAGCATCCCCTGGGCTTGGAGGGACACCACCTTCCCAGAACAATGTGCGGGCTGTGCCACAGCCTGGTGCCTTCCAGAGGGCATGCCAGCCTTTGCCAGCGAGCCAGCCCTGCTCAGAGCCTGTGAGGCCTGCACAGGAAGCCGAAGAGAAGACCTGGCTGCCCAGCTGCAGGAAAGAGAAGCTCCAGCCCCGGCTCAGTGAGCACTCTGGGCCGCCCATCGTCATCCGAGACAGTCCAGTTCCCTGTACCCCCCCAGCACTGCCCCCCTGTGCCCGGGAGTGCCAGTCTCTTCCACAGAAGGAGGGCGCAAGGCCACCCAGCTCTCCACCAATGCCTGTCATTGACAATGTCTTCAGCCTGGCCCCCTACCGTGACTATCTGGATGTGCCGGCACCCGAGGCCACAACTGAGCCTGACTCTGCCACAGCTGAGCCTGACTCAGCCCCAGCCACCAGTGAAGGTCAGGACAAAGGCTGCAGGGGGACCCTGCCTGCCCAGGAGGGCCCCTCAGGGAGTAAACCCCTAAGGGGCTCACTTAAGGAGGAGGTAGCCCTGGATTTGAGTGTGAGGAAGCCCACAGCAGAGGCCTCCCCTGTCAAGGCTTCCCGTTCTGTGGAGCATGCCAAGCCTACTGCAGCCATGGATGTGCCAGATGTGGGCAACATGGTGTCAGATCTGCCAGGCCTGAAAAAGATAGACACAGAAGCACCAGGCTTGCCTGGGGTGCCAGTGACCACAGATGCCATGCCAAGGACCAACTTCCACAGCTCTGTGGCCTTCATGTTCCGAAAGTTCAAGATCCTCCGTCCGGCACCTTTGCCTGCAGCCGTGGTCCCGTCCACGCCCACCTCAGCTCCTGCTCCCACACAGCCTGCACCCACCCCCACATCTGGGCCCATTGGACTGCGGATTCTCGCTCAACAGCCCTTGTCTGTGACCTGCTTCAGCCTGGCACTGCCCAGCCCTCCAGCCGTAGCTGTGGCCTCCCCTGCCCCTGCTCCAGCTCCATCCCCTGCTCCGGCTCGAGCTCAGGCTCCAGCTTCAGCCCGGgatccagctccagctccagctccagttGCAGGCCCTGCTCCAGCATCTACTTCAGCCCCAGGGGACTCCCTGGAGCAGCATTTTACAGGACTACATGCGTCCCTGTGTGATGCTATTTCTGGCTCCGTCGCCCACTCTCCTCCAGAGAAGCTTCGCGAGTGGCTAGAGACGGCTGGGCCCTGGGGCCAGGCTGCGTGGCAGGACTGCCAGGGTGTGCAGGGGCTGCTGGCCAAGCTGCTGTCTCAGCTGCAGCGCTTCGATCGCACCCACCGGTGCCCCTTCCCCCATGTGGTGCGAGCTGGCGCCATCTTCGTGCCCATTCACCTGGTGAAGGAGCGGCTCTTCCCTCGGCTGCCACCCGCTTCTGTGGACCATGTGCTGCAGGAGCATCGTGTGGAGCTGCGGCCCACCACGCTGTCGGAGGAGCGGGCACTGCGGGAGCTCGCCCTGCCAGGCTGCACCTCACGCATGCTGAAGTTACTGGCGCTGCGCCAGCTGCCGGACATTTACCCCGACCTTCTCGGCCTGCAGTGGCGCGACTGTGTACGCCGCCAGCTGG GTGACTTTGACACTGAGGCTGGAGCTGTGTCCTCCTCAGAGCCCACTGTGGCCAGAGGTGAGCCAGAGAGCCTAGCCCTGGCTCAGAAGTCACCGGCCCCCAAGGTCAGGAAGCCAGGCAGGAAGCCACCAACCCCTGGCCCGGAGAAAGCAGAGGCAGCTGCTGGGGAAGAGTCCTGTGGTGCCTCCCCTACCCCTGCTACCAGTGCCAGCCCACCTGGCCCCACACTGAAGGCCCGCTTCCGCAGTCTGCTGGAGACCGCCTGGCTCAATGGCCTGGCTCTGCCCACCTGGGGCCACAAGTCCTCAAGACCAGACCAGCCCTCACCCTGCCCACAGCTGCTGGACAGCCAGAGCCATCACCTGTAG
- the C15orf39 gene encoding uncharacterized protein C15orf39 isoform X2, with protein MLTGLWRLGPCCPQLTHPALWPQLLARARLWMAPSCGGCQLRGPVKTPQGASPHASPSWRNIRPSTARASWPPAPSPGLKLEPPLTPRCPLDFAPQTLSFPYARDDLSLYGASPGLGGTPPSQNNVRAVPQPGAFQRACQPLPASQPCSEPVRPAQEAEEKTWLPSCRKEKLQPRLSEHSGPPIVIRDSPVPCTPPALPPCARECQSLPQKEGARPPSSPPMPVIDNVFSLAPYRDYLDVPAPEATTEPDSATAEPDSAPATSEGQDKGCRGTLPAQEGPSGSKPLRGSLKEEVALDLSVRKPTAEASPVKASRSVEHAKPTAAMDVPDVGNMVSDLPGLKKIDTEAPGLPGVPVTTDAMPRTNFHSSVAFMFRKFKILRPAPLPAAVVPSTPTSAPAPTQPAPTPTSGPIGLRILAQQPLSVTCFSLALPSPPAVAVASPAPAPAPSPAPARAQAPASARDPAPAPAPVAGPAPASTSAPGDSLEQHFTGLHASLCDAISGSVAHSPPEKLREWLETAGPWGQAAWQDCQGVQGLLAKLLSQLQRFDRTHRCPFPHVVRAGAIFVPIHLVKERLFPRLPPASVDHVLQEHRVELRPTTLSEERALRELALPGCTSRMLKLLALRQLPDIYPDLLGLQWRDCVRRQLGDFDTEAGAVSSSEPTVARGEPESLALAQKSPAPKVRKPGRKPPTPGPEKAEAAAGEESCGASPTPATSASPPGPTLKARFRSLLETAWLNGLALPTWGHKSSRPDQPSPCPQLLDSQSHHL; from the exons ATGTTGACTGGACTCTGGCGACTGGGCCCCTGTTGCCCTCAGCTGACCCACCCTGCTCTCTGGCCCCAGCTCCTAGCAAGGGCCAGACTCTGGATGGCACCTTCTTGCGGGGGGTGCCAGCTGAGGGGTCCAGTAAAGACTCCTCAGGGAGCTTCTCCCCATGCCAGCCCTTCCTGGAGAAATATCAGACCATCCACAGCACGGGCTTCCTGGCCTCCAG CAccctctccaggcctcaagcTGGAGCCGCCTCTCACTCCACGGTGCCCATTGGACTTTGCCCCCCAGACACTGAGTTTTCCTTATGCCCGGGATGACCTCTCTCTCTATGGAGCATCCCCTGGGCTTGGAGGGACACCACCTTCCCAGAACAATGTGCGGGCTGTGCCACAGCCTGGTGCCTTCCAGAGGGCATGCCAGCCTTTGCCAGCGAGCCAGCCCTGCTCAGAGCCTGTGAGGCCTGCACAGGAAGCCGAAGAGAAGACCTGGCTGCCCAGCTGCAGGAAAGAGAAGCTCCAGCCCCGGCTCAGTGAGCACTCTGGGCCGCCCATCGTCATCCGAGACAGTCCAGTTCCCTGTACCCCCCCAGCACTGCCCCCCTGTGCCCGGGAGTGCCAGTCTCTTCCACAGAAGGAGGGCGCAAGGCCACCCAGCTCTCCACCAATGCCTGTCATTGACAATGTCTTCAGCCTGGCCCCCTACCGTGACTATCTGGATGTGCCGGCACCCGAGGCCACAACTGAGCCTGACTCTGCCACAGCTGAGCCTGACTCAGCCCCAGCCACCAGTGAAGGTCAGGACAAAGGCTGCAGGGGGACCCTGCCTGCCCAGGAGGGCCCCTCAGGGAGTAAACCCCTAAGGGGCTCACTTAAGGAGGAGGTAGCCCTGGATTTGAGTGTGAGGAAGCCCACAGCAGAGGCCTCCCCTGTCAAGGCTTCCCGTTCTGTGGAGCATGCCAAGCCTACTGCAGCCATGGATGTGCCAGATGTGGGCAACATGGTGTCAGATCTGCCAGGCCTGAAAAAGATAGACACAGAAGCACCAGGCTTGCCTGGGGTGCCAGTGACCACAGATGCCATGCCAAGGACCAACTTCCACAGCTCTGTGGCCTTCATGTTCCGAAAGTTCAAGATCCTCCGTCCGGCACCTTTGCCTGCAGCCGTGGTCCCGTCCACGCCCACCTCAGCTCCTGCTCCCACACAGCCTGCACCCACCCCCACATCTGGGCCCATTGGACTGCGGATTCTCGCTCAACAGCCCTTGTCTGTGACCTGCTTCAGCCTGGCACTGCCCAGCCCTCCAGCCGTAGCTGTGGCCTCCCCTGCCCCTGCTCCAGCTCCATCCCCTGCTCCGGCTCGAGCTCAGGCTCCAGCTTCAGCCCGGgatccagctccagctccagctccagttGCAGGCCCTGCTCCAGCATCTACTTCAGCCCCAGGGGACTCCCTGGAGCAGCATTTTACAGGACTACATGCGTCCCTGTGTGATGCTATTTCTGGCTCCGTCGCCCACTCTCCTCCAGAGAAGCTTCGCGAGTGGCTAGAGACGGCTGGGCCCTGGGGCCAGGCTGCGTGGCAGGACTGCCAGGGTGTGCAGGGGCTGCTGGCCAAGCTGCTGTCTCAGCTGCAGCGCTTCGATCGCACCCACCGGTGCCCCTTCCCCCATGTGGTGCGAGCTGGCGCCATCTTCGTGCCCATTCACCTGGTGAAGGAGCGGCTCTTCCCTCGGCTGCCACCCGCTTCTGTGGACCATGTGCTGCAGGAGCATCGTGTGGAGCTGCGGCCCACCACGCTGTCGGAGGAGCGGGCACTGCGGGAGCTCGCCCTGCCAGGCTGCACCTCACGCATGCTGAAGTTACTGGCGCTGCGCCAGCTGCCGGACATTTACCCCGACCTTCTCGGCCTGCAGTGGCGCGACTGTGTACGCCGCCAGCTGG GTGACTTTGACACTGAGGCTGGAGCTGTGTCCTCCTCAGAGCCCACTGTGGCCAGAGGTGAGCCAGAGAGCCTAGCCCTGGCTCAGAAGTCACCGGCCCCCAAGGTCAGGAAGCCAGGCAGGAAGCCACCAACCCCTGGCCCGGAGAAAGCAGAGGCAGCTGCTGGGGAAGAGTCCTGTGGTGCCTCCCCTACCCCTGCTACCAGTGCCAGCCCACCTGGCCCCACACTGAAGGCCCGCTTCCGCAGTCTGCTGGAGACCGCCTGGCTCAATGGCCTGGCTCTGCCCACCTGGGGCCACAAGTCCTCAAGACCAGACCAGCCCTCACCCTGCCCACAGCTGCTGGACAGCCAGAGCCATCACCTGTAG